From the genome of Phoenix dactylifera cultivar Barhee BC4 chromosome 17, palm_55x_up_171113_PBpolish2nd_filt_p, whole genome shotgun sequence:
GGATGCAAAATCTTGGGTAAATTATGGTTTTAATCCTCCATGTTTAAATCTTATTTTTAAATGGCTCTTAAACTTAAAAAACTTCTAATTATGTCCTTagagttttatttatattttaatattatccTTCTGGCCATTTTCGACTAATTTTTGATATTGATAACTTACACATAATGCACATATGAcgttctttttcttcttagcaTCATTGTAGGCGATGGCATGGACAAGAAAAGAACATTAAAATATATAAcaaggagagaggaggaagactgCAAGATTGTAGGTTTGACTGGAAAAAGGTGATGGCAGGCTCGAGGAGCGAGCCCGACGATGAAGGAAGGGTGAGAACCCAATGGAGAAGGTTAGGACGGAGCAGACACATGCAGCGTCATGGTGAAGACGGGGCGGGCACAACATCATGGTGAAGACGGGGCGGGCACAGTGCCATGAtgaaggaaaagcaaaagaagGGAGGGTCAAGGAGGAGGCAAGGGGGCTTGGTCCAGTGGAGAAGGATGAGGAGGGGGAATGGGATGGTTGGGTCAtcctgaggaggaggagaaggaagggaCTGGGTGCCAAAGATAGAGAAGAGGCCaaagaggagaaagaggaaGGGGGCATATGGGTTCTCATCAGAGGTTCCTAGGCATTTCCAGTGTTAGAAACTGGTCAGAAATGCTGCATTAAATTACACTTAAAAATCGAGGGACATAATTAGAAATTTTTAAACTATATaactatataaaaatatttatgaaactTAGAGGACAAAAAACATAATAAACAAAAAAGTTTACagaattttttgatttataatcTATCAATGATGATATGGCATATGGATGATAAAGTGGCACTCAATGATTGGACACTTTTGGACAAAAAATTCTGCTATAACATATGCTATATATCGTATCATCATCCATATGCCACATCATCACTATAGGTCACATCAACACCCACATGTGCCATCACAAAAAAAATTCCACCTATCATGCCACATTATCACTCATATGCTAGCAATGGTGCCAACAAGGAAAAGAACGCCACATGTGCATTATATGCCACTTTTCGGTACCAAAAATTGGTCAAAAGCCACTGAAAAGACGACATTAAAATATAAGTGAAACTCTAAGGATCCAATTAGAGGTTTTTGAAATTTAAggaccatttaaaaatgcaatcTAAACTTGGAGGACTAAAACCATAATTTACTCTAAAATTTTAGCATTAGTTGGGCCTAGATAACTTCGAAgattgcattaaaagaaaagaaaataacttggaAAATAGTGATACATAAACATTGAAAACTCGTATTTTGTCGCTAAGGATTAGGTACATGAAGTTTATTAAAGTTCTTTCATCCCTATAATCACCCAAGAGAAGCCAACCTAGAAATGATTTCAGAAACCAATGTTATATTCGAATAATCTTGTTCGACCAAACCATTATTTCTCATGCCAAGTAGTCCTGGCCTTGTGGGTAAACGAAACAAAATGCTACTTCTGTTGCAACATAGTTATATATATTGgagttttaatttaaaaaagatttaattttttcttatCCCCTGTCctttagttattttaaatgttttaaaatatatttttgtgagACGCCTCTTTCAGAAGTGTTGTGACTCTTCGAAAGAGATCGTTGGCTTCCGAAAAGAAACGGTGTTATCGAAACATTGTGTATCTTCTGAACCATCGCATCTCTTTGGTCTTCAGATAAAATCTATGAATAGACTCTTCCGGGATTAATCCTAAATCaatccaatctctctctctttcttactaGTACTCTGTCTTCCGAGAGTTTCTTCTATGGATAGAGTTCTTCCACTCTTCAACTTtctgctttctatttttttatcttttttttgggCATCTGAAGAAGTCGGTCGGGTCAAGCCTCTCCAACGATCATGCTCGTTAAAAGAGGATCGGGCTGAGCCGGATTGTTGTATTTTAGGGATAAGATCGCTACAAATCCGCACATAGGGGGTAAATTACGTTCTTAGGATAGTGTATGCCACACGCCTCAAACCAAGTAAGCTCTTTTCAATCTTCTGATTTTATTCTAGTAGATTATTCCTTTATAatacttttataaaataaaaatatagcaGTTTCTAGTCAAATATTTCTAACAATATAGACATGTTAATTGTGAATACATGTCGGAAAATGTTTAATGGTTCATTTGGTCCCTTCTCCAAAAGATAAGTAGAGGTATCTTTAAAAATCAAGACCTTAGCTTACCATAAGTAACAAAGGGACGATAAACATGATCTATGGTAGATCATCCACCATAATTTGTCTAGTACTTCGTATTGAGAGAGATGTTGCAACCAAGATTAAATGACCTGTTGGTATGCAACTCAAGAACTAACTTGATTGGCTTTAGTTTTAAAGGAAGATTATTTGCAAAATTACATGGTGGCTATCTCTCTATGACTTATAAAAGTGAGGATACATTGATTTATAcacaaaatgcaattaaaagaaaattatgggaaaattaataatcatgaaaattttACACAATATGTGCTTAATAAAATACCAAAGCAAGAAATAAATAGTAGTACATGATACATGATGAAGAAAGGGTGTTTATGGCACTTTGTGCCTATCTAATGATTCCTCTATTTCTAGTTTCTTGGCTATCCACTCCTCTTAGAGTATTAAGGGTGAATTTTGATGGGTTATTAACGAACTTTTCATCCGGAGTTGGATTTCTAATCAGGGATCACACTGGAAGGCCTCTCCATTCCGCTGAGAGAAGTGTTGCCCCAAGTTTAGTTCCACAAGTAGAGTTGATGGCAGATTGTTTATTATTGTTTCACTCAATCCTTTTATTCCGTTCCTTCTAGAGCTTGATAATCTTTCCTTGGcttcatttttcttaattttttctcAGTCTTTAGTTTCAAACTGTTTGTAGAGTTTCAGAAGCAACTACACATTAAAATGAGTATCCATTTCCAGGAAAATCTCATGTTAAGTAGATCCTTCAATGATTTCTGAGTTGGAAGCAGACAAAGGTAATGGCAGGAATCCCAAGAGGATACCTGCAAGCACTTTAGGTGAAACTAATACTGAGAAACCACAATGCATTTTCTACAACAAAGCAGATTTACTAAGATAATCTTGCAAGAAGTTTTTCTTACAAGAGTCTATCGATCAATAAAGCAGATTTGGCTGTTCCAGTTTAAGAACCAAAATAGCATTGGTCTATAAAGATTTTAACATGGTGGTATTTGTAAAAACACTTTTAGGTGAAATTAATGCTGAGAAACCACAATGGGTGgcattttctattttattaatGTCCGACTCGCTGAAACTACTTGTTTGTCTTCTCTCACAAAACCGGAGagaggtgaaggacgcttgcgtgaagccccagaaccggacaatatctggcaggggagccccgtgttcccccctcatgtggcccccacgtgggcactagctaggtgcctcacgtgcctcgcagaggcgagggcgtgacatttggtatcagagccgaggacggctcttgtccgatggtgggaagggtgtgaggcccaatagttccacatcggaaagactcgttccagagcctgggcatatgaggcgggtgactccaaatcttgcagacgcgttttgggtggaaaacaaaaccggggaggggtgaaggacgcttgcgtgaagccccagaaccggacaatatctggcagtgGAGCcctgtgttcccccctcatgtggcccccacgtgggcactgggtgcctcacgtgcctcgcagaggcgggggcgtgacatttggtatcagagccgaggacggctcttgtccggtggtgggaagggtgtgaggcccaatagtcccacatcggaaagactcgtttcaaagtctgggcatatgaggcgggtgtctccaaatcctgcagacgcgttttgggaggaaaacaaaaccggggaggggtgaaggacgcttgcgtgaagccccagaaccggacaatatctggcaggggagccccgtgttcccccctcatgtggcccccacgtgggcactaggtgcctcacgtgcctcgcagaggcgaggGCGTGACattggtgtgaggcccaatagtcccacatcggaaagactcgtttcaaagtctgggcatatgaggcgggtgtctccaaatcatgcagacgcgttttgggaggaaaacaaaaccggggaggggcgaaggacgcttgcgtgaagccccagaaccggacaatatctggcaggggagccccgtgttcccccctcatgtggcccccacgtgggcactaggtgcctcacgtgcctcgcagaggcgagggcgtgacatttggtatcagagccgaggacggctcttgtccgatggtgggaagggtgtgaggcccaatagttccacatcggaaagactcgttccagagcctgggcatatgaggcgggtggcTCCAAAtcttgcagacgcgttttgggtggaaaacaaaaccggggaggggtgaaggacgcttgcgtgaagccccagaaccggacaatatctggcagtggagccccgtgttcccccctcatgtggcccccacgtgggcactgggtgcctcacgtgcctcgcagaggcgggggcgtgacatttggtatcagagccgaggacggctcttgtccggtggtgggaagggtgtgaggcccaatagtcccatggGGATACAGACATCTCTATTCTTGAATGCATGCAAGGGAGAGCCTCATACACTTCCTTCTTAGGACAGTGCAATCTTCATTGCAGTCAGCTTCTTCTAGCCCTCAGTTTTCTGCAAGAGACAAAGGATATACAACATGTGATGTCCATTGAATCAATGGTATGAGCAACTTGTTTCCTCAGAAACATGAGTACAACTTGTCTTTCTGTAGCATTGTATCTCAGAGGCAAATAACTAACAAGATCACATGACTTGTGGGTCTACAATGCTTTTGGTTGTAGTTTGAGAGGCACATCACTAACAAGCCCACATGATGCCCATGCTTGGTGGCTTATCCTTCTACTTTcttcacacatatatatatatatatatatatatatatatatatatatatatatatgtgctaTGTCAACCCTCTTCAACCAATCACAAACTACTCAGCAAGCTTTAGTGAGGCAAGGAAAGTATAGTAAGAAATGAGAATCCATCTGCCAAGGATCACAGATGCGAAGCAGGCGCTGCAACAATCTTTGAAAATTTCCAAGGCAATGGCTTCTGATGTCCCAAAGGGCCACTTCGCAATATACGTGGGGGAGTATCGAAAGCGATTTGTTATTCCAGTATCATACCTTAATCATTCTTTGTTCCAAGACCTTTTGCATGAAGCTGAAGAAGAATATGGATTCGACCAGCCAATGGGTCGTTTAAGAGTTCCATGCAGCGAAGATGCCTTCATAACTCTCATTTCTCATATGAATGGCTCATGAGATAACAAGCTGGTTGATCACTAACCACATCCATGTAGCCACTGATTCCAACATGCAAAGTTTTATGTGATGTTTGATGCAGAAAATTAATCATTTTGATACAATGGCAATCTTTATCAATCAAAAGAATTCATAttagtttcaaaaaaaaaaaatcagattagTTGCTCATCCATGTGAAATAACTGCattgtttcttctcttttttgctttttgagagagagaagaatggAAAATGGGAAACTTCTCAAGAATGCAGCCCCTTTTCATCTTTATCATGTAAAGATTTAAGACCATCTCAAGGATGATATCCTACGTACGAAAAGGAGGTACTAAGAACGTAGTTATTGGGATATATGAGGAGTATAAAGCCATCATCTAGATAGGTCTCTGCTCAGTTCTTATCAAAcccattcatatatatatatatatatatatatatatatatatatatatatatatatatatatatatatatatatatataccttcagctgcttaaaatttcagatcatcCTACCATCACTTGATATTATTAATTTGGAGAGTTCTCGATCTACCTTTCTAATTGGAGCTTAGGAGACAATCTAGCAGGAATTCAAGCATGACAAACAAACCAAGCTGAGTGAAAAGTCTGAAGGATAATGACAGAATGTGCTTTGATAGTTCAATAATTTAGTAAATGCGACAACACTGATGGTTGAGTGTTGAATTTCTGGATTatatatggatgattaatttgatatttttgaagTATGATTGCTGTTGAGATGGCCGAGTTGGTCTAAGGCGCCAGATTAAGGTTCTGGTCCGAAAGGGCGTGGGTTCAAATCCCACTCTcaacattattattttttgaatttcattatttttttaaaactgtTGTTTTAAACTTGGAatttaatttcattattctttaaaAAATTGTTGTtctaaattcaaatttaatttcttATCTTTTAGTATTGTAGTTTGAAAATCTGATTAACATTTCTCTTTCAAATTACAATTTCAATTTCTATTTCAAATCGAAAACCCACgctcaatatttttaaaattcatttttacatgttttaaattatttttatttataatttattatattaaaatttataatttaaaaatatgattaaaatttcttttttcaatcctttaatttcatttttttcaaattttcgtATTTAAAAGCTGATTGCTTTCCTatggcttttattttttttaaaattttgttacAAGTTTATACATGATTTCATTTACTTctcttattattcttttttttttaattgtgatTAGAAAATCTGATCggcattattcttttcttttttaaaattttatttgttttcgaATTTATCGTTTGGTAACTGCAAGCTAATTACAATCATATGACTTATTctttacaatttttttattttctacaaatttattatttaaaaattgttATTTTTCAGAAGCTACTTAATTTCATATAGTTTTAGGTTCGTAGATGTTTTTATTTACTTCTCATATCATTCTATCATAATAGATGCTTAAAATCATGAGATGCTTCCTACGTAGAGAGTCACCAACAACTAAtatgattattatttttataaaactaGTTTTTGTCAGACAaaaatgtatgtatatatattagctCTATGTGTCCACGCTTATGTGTGTGCTGCTATATGAGCAATTATATAATATGCATTGCATTTGGTTTCTAGTTAAATAGTGGATAAGGGCAGGTTATCCATTTAACCAGCCAAAGACAAGTGAAAAGGTAGTGGAAAAAGTTGTTATATTAAAGATCCCAAAAGCTACTTAATTTGAGTACCTTTATTTCATGGTAGGGGGTAGAACAAAGGTAACTAAACCGGCAATTTTTTCACCTCCTATTTTCTCTTGAAGCTATTATTACCATTACATTTTACCATCCCCTGCTTTTCTCTTCCACTATTTCACTATTTACCAGCCAAACAACAAATAACTTTATTCACTAGTCAATTAGCTGACAAATGGTTACAAATAGTTAAATTTATCCGTCCTTTGTTTAGCTCTTCAATATCCAAATATAACCTTATGAGATAAGGAGTTTCAATTTGATCATTATATATGTGTGCAAGGGGCCATTCTAAATGCTAAGTTTATTATTCATACAAAACTAATTGCCTTAATTGTCAAAACAAATAAACTATTTGGCTCAAGTTCCACTCATTTGTTATTGTGATAACTTATTGCACCAAACAtgagtttttcaaaaaaaatctactCATTTGACTGCCCTATTTAGAATCATCAATCGATAGTTGTCTTTATTATAATTATCTTAGATATCTTAAAACCTTGACAGATCAAGGCATTTTTTTGCTACTCCCTCTAATCTAACCCATCTATCTTGATCTAGGGCATTAGAAAAAGAGATTTCAAGCATGATGGATTGCATGTAACAATCTTACAAATCTAAACAAACCTAATCTACTGTAGATAATGCATCATCTCCCCCAATGCCTCATCGAACTAGTTGACCCTTACTAAATCACTGACTTGCTATATTTGGCACTAAAAACCTAGGTTTACACCCATTTTGGGGAGATTATGGATAAACAATAGTGGTcctattatataatatcaatttCTCTAATATAATAAAGGATGTGGTTGTTGGAAAtcatgtcctaaatccaatcaattgtagattgtaaatgtatttgaatcaattataaataacatggtatttattcatcaccagaacattttcacaaactccgatgtgatgaagcccttaggactgctttgtgtaatgaaatatgattttgtcacacaggtccttaaatgttcatgaccgtatgatatactattaataggacgatagtattatcggatgtaggtcattgtgtatcataattgttggttgtcttccaaaccaaagagtatagagatactagtatggtatacaggtgaatggtagtgtacgttcactgaacgtgatcaaTAGACGGACTCTCTcatgtcaagagttgttccgagtggatatgggtatatgtatcctttagacctgagattgcaatcggtggcttgcaagcaactcactgtactttggtgccggactacctggatttctaatccagcgacgaaaggtttctgggtccggtcaagtacttgtggtagtcagttgtagatcaagatgggattgaccttcCTTAGGAATAAGTATGAATGCCTtatgttttcaattaagtagtaccctggccagagaaagtcaaatctctatcacttaacttattgaattgaaacatatttccggatggatcgtttcagggtagacagactttgaacccaccctgggcattttctagtcaagaggatgaattatgcggtaaccataatccataggttctagaatgttgctttgcatctattcggcctatccggtcgtcgggttccattgctagatggttacttcgattagtgcaggaagtgttcttgtactaccaacttaggttcgaacctgtgaggtcacacgcttaaaagtttctggattgatcaaatggctgattgacgattgagaatcatctagaggtaaaatagtcaatgtgattgactgattgccccAAACAATTGTTGCTTGAaaaagttaattggtgattggatcactgattagactcaatttgattgagtaatagagattgggcttgaccaaattcaaatatgatttaaaattggtaaaaccgtaattaacaccaaaattggtttggtgaaaatgtctaatttgcccgcaaccaaatcagatttggcttgagtcagattggattaaaatcaattatgatcctagtatgactaggacttttttgcctatgtgggacccacgtcctgcctatgtgggacccacatactgtatgtgggacccacatcctgcctaggtgggacccacatactgtatgtggggcccatgtcctgcttaggtgggacccacatcccgatcgccctccaggccacctcacccctttgcatgcgtgacacgtggcggagcatgacacctctttttcttgcatgcgtgacatgtggcggagcaggatacctctttttcttgcatgtgtgacatgtggcgggcctggacacctcacactcctcctgatgtcatccatgacctcatctgcctcatgaggtcatccatgacatcgccctccaggccacctcacccctttccatgcgtgacatgtggcggagcatgacacctctttttcttgcatgtgtgacatgtgtcctggcaggacacctcatcggacacctcatagggacacctcaccctcttcttggcctataGATAGGCCacgcctcttccttcttctctacacatcaagagcaccagagaaagagagtgagaggagaaaGTAGCTCTGAAGttgaaagcccaagaaggagttcttgagctgtgaaggtccatcttcttccttcttctccctttcagccaacTTTTTGCCttcctgcgagctagcacttcccagaaagctgatcattccggagcttcgcgtggacgaatcatcgaggccggacgcttgtgcggctgcgaagcatccttgaaggaatctccttcaaaaggtaagagatctgatctcttttacggttgagatatgatctcaatcttcaaatcacaagaagttgtgatttatgtatatttatttgaatcacacaatcctcgggatctgagggctttgtgatatttggtgtcaaagcaaaggattagtggagactatccgattttcggaaactctcacgcgtgatcgtgtgacgaagcgtgcctctccacccgggggctcatatgatgagtgctttgataggcacacgcgggtgtcaccctatgtattgggactgagcccaCGCCATatgtgatgtgcagttgaagactgtattcgactggtaccagagtcaaaatatctaaaatatcaagcatgttttaggttaaactgtttaacccgttctttctgcataaaattttctgaaattcatgtttagccctctgcacgcacacTTACAGTGGTTTGTGAAACTATCCTCATTCCCCTCTTAGCCTTGATGGCTCTTAAGCACAAGACCAAAGGTTCAAATCCTCTCtgtaatatttaatatttatttatttatgaagTTGAAAGGTTCAAATCCCTCAAAAGATGAGAAAAAACTTAACCAAATTTAAGTAAAAATGGTAAAAATATAGAGAAAAAACAAAATTGTTGAAATAAAAatgctatttatttttataagttTTATCTTATATTAAAATGCATGTGTTTTATTCTAGTTTTTATATAATAGCAATACAAGTGTGAAAGTtcaacaaaatatttttttttctattttttgggggtgtttgagaaagaaagagcgagagggagggggggaggagggggaTCTAAACATATTCTTAATGCAAAGTTGTACGGATCTAAACAGATTCTTAATGCAAAGTTGCACCAGTAACTTGGACTTATTAGTGATATTTAAGAGAATAGCATGGTTAACAAGCTCTAAGCCATCTATAAACCACCATGTTCGTATAGGAACAGCTTGGTAATTCATCTTAGGCCACATAGTttgcttttctttaaaaaagaaagcgaaaagagaaaaaggaaaaactccggctttaaaaagaaaaacaaagttcTATTTCATTGTGCTCGTTCACGACTACACTTTTTCATTAATTGTTATCATTCATCAAGTCATCCTTTTCTTGCATTATGATTGGTCCATATCCAATGATGTAATCTAAATCTTTCTGCTAAGAGTAATGTGTTACTCATGAATCTCACATACTCTAGACCATTGCTGGCCgccttttttcctcctttttttttttttgatcggtGACCGCCGCTGATTTGTTACTGTAACCTTCATTAGATTTTGGTTTGACACAAAAACTAAGCTAAATGTGCATCTACTTTTTACATTTTTTCTCTTGTGAAACTATTTAATAATTGCTTGCAATTAATTCCTAATACTGTTTTTGAACTTTTTTGGTTAGCATATTTCGAGTTTCAAATGGATGATTGAATTCTTAAGCCGATTGTCAGAAGCACTATTCTCAAGATTTGTATAAGCTAGAACTTGTTAGAGAGTAAACTAATCTAAGTTTAcaatatataaaagaaataatatatcACTAAGAGTATGatagtttctttttttgataatatttgtagaaatacaaaaattattttccacTTCAATTAATTGAACATGAGATCTCTCTGAGAAGGATGCGAACCGGCTGAGCTTCATAAATGTTATATGATCTAGTGCGACACTTGATATGCAGGTAGTGCTAACCTTTACGACAATGCAAAACAATAATAATGTATTTTTCATAAGCTCAAAGTTGCATAAATTTTGCAACCCTAGCTTGAACAAAAGTTACTTTCCCGAACCTTAACCCGTAACATCAGTCATTCACAAAGCCAATGTTTGATTATTTAGTGGGCATGACTAAAAATAGGAAATATACGTATGCAATTTGTTTAGTAAATTCGTCTTAATGTTTTGGTAATTAAGCCATGTTGAATGGACGCAGATGCTTTGGGCCTTTATCTAGAGTACAAAGCCCTATAATCGTCATAAGACTTCTCAAACTCCATAGCTTCATGAACCCCTAGTCAAAATTTCAACTTTGAACCTAATAAATTTTGAACCCAATCGGTATAGGGGttcaggttgtatctttcgcacgaAAAAATGGTTGATCTTCTTTTGCAGCATGAACCATTGGATCATGCCTTGCATGGTTCTCAAATCACTCCAACCTCTTTCTTCCATCGGCTTCATAGATCTCGAAGTAGTCATTGCAGGATCCA
Proteins encoded in this window:
- the LOC103699950 gene encoding auxin-induced protein 15A-like; the protein is MRIHLPRITDAKQALQQSLKISKAMASDVPKGHFAIYVGEYRKRFVIPVSYLNHSLFQDLLHEAEEEYGFDQPMGRLRVPCSEDAFITLISHMNGS